In one Candidatus Nanopelagicus limnes genomic region, the following are encoded:
- a CDS encoding DNA repair helicase XPB: protein MSDGPLIVQSDKTLLLDIDHILSDECRRSIASFAELEKSPEHIHTYRLTPLGLWNARASGHDAEEVIDILIKYSRYAVPHALLVDIAETMSRYGRLRLEAHPVHGLILVSNDAAVLKEVTRGKKVAPMLGKQLDDETIVVHPGQRGFLKQALLKLGWPAEDFAGYVDGEHHEISLRQDGWKIRKYQELAAEGFWHGGSGVVVLPCGAGKTIVGAAAMAHAKATTLILVTNTVAARQWRDELLRRTDLNEDDIGEYSGAKKEIRPVTIATYQVMTTRKKGVYAHLDLFDAIDWGLIIYDEVHLLPAPIFRFTADIQSRRRLGLTATLVREDGMEGEVFSLIGPKRFDVPWKEIEAQGYIAPADCVEVRITLTDAERLNYATAEQEDRYRFCSTSQTKKAVAVALAKQHANDQVLVIGQYIDQLDQLSEALGVPVIKGDTPIKERERLYALFRSGELKCLVVSKVANFSIDLPEATIAIQVSGTFGSRQEEAQRLGRILRPKADGRGARFYSLVARDTIDQDFAQNRQRFLAEQGYAYRIIDADEILNKS from the coding sequence ATGAGTGATGGCCCGTTAATTGTTCAAAGTGATAAAACACTTTTACTAGATATTGATCATATTCTCTCCGATGAATGTCGAAGATCAATTGCATCATTTGCAGAGCTTGAAAAATCTCCAGAACATATTCATACATACCGATTAACACCTCTTGGGCTTTGGAATGCCAGAGCATCTGGCCATGATGCTGAAGAGGTAATTGATATATTAATTAAGTACTCACGTTATGCGGTTCCGCATGCCTTACTAGTTGATATTGCCGAGACCATGTCTCGATATGGTCGCCTACGCCTTGAAGCCCATCCTGTTCATGGATTAATTCTGGTTTCAAATGATGCCGCAGTATTAAAAGAGGTAACGCGCGGTAAGAAGGTTGCGCCGATGTTGGGCAAACAATTAGATGATGAAACAATTGTTGTTCACCCAGGACAACGTGGCTTTTTAAAACAAGCATTACTTAAATTAGGTTGGCCAGCGGAGGATTTTGCGGGTTATGTTGATGGTGAGCATCATGAGATTTCATTGCGACAAGATGGTTGGAAGATTCGTAAGTATCAGGAGTTAGCTGCTGAAGGATTTTGGCATGGTGGCTCAGGTGTTGTAGTTCTGCCTTGCGGTGCTGGAAAAACAATTGTTGGCGCAGCTGCTATGGCGCATGCAAAGGCAACTACTTTGATTTTAGTAACTAACACAGTTGCTGCCCGTCAATGGCGAGATGAGTTATTGCGCAGAACAGATTTAAATGAAGATGATATTGGTGAATACAGTGGCGCTAAGAAAGAAATTCGCCCAGTAACTATCGCGACCTATCAAGTTATGACTACCCGTAAAAAGGGTGTTTACGCCCACCTTGATCTATTTGATGCAATTGACTGGGGATTAATTATTTACGATGAGGTTCACTTACTGCCTGCGCCAATCTTTAGATTTACCGCTGATATTCAATCCAGACGGCGCTTGGGACTAACTGCAACATTAGTTCGAGAAGATGGCATGGAGGGTGAGGTCTTCTCATTAATCGGCCCAAAAAGATTTGATGTGCCATGGAAAGAGATTGAAGCTCAAGGTTATATCGCCCCAGCAGATTGTGTTGAGGTGAGAATTACATTAACCGATGCAGAGCGTCTAAATTACGCAACTGCAGAGCAAGAAGATCGTTATCGTTTTTGTTCAACTTCACAAACTAAAAAAGCGGTTGCAGTAGCTTTAGCTAAACAACATGCAAATGATCAAGTTTTAGTAATCGGCCAATACATAGATCAGTTAGATCAATTATCAGAGGCCTTGGGAGTTCCAGTAATAAAAGGTGATACCCCAATTAAAGAGCGTGAAAGACTTTATGCGTTGTTTCGAAGTGGTGAACTTAAATGTTTAGTTGTATCAAAGGTAGCTAATTTTTCAATTGACTTACCGGAAGCAACTATCGCAATTCAAGTCTCTGGCACCTTTGGCTCTCGCCAAGAAGAGGCACAAAGATTGGGAAGAATTTTAAGGCCTAAAGCAGATGGACGTGGCGCTAGATTTTATTCACTTGTTGCACGTGACACTATTGATCAAGATTTTGCGCAAAATCGTCAACGATTCCTAGCTGAACAAGGTTATGCGTACCGAATTATTGATGCAGATGAGATTTTAAATAAAAGTTAA
- a CDS encoding glutaredoxin family protein: MKKVTVYSRTGCHLCEIAIDRIKSTMSELKFELDIKLIDDDLKLQEEYGEQVPVIFIEDKVHDYWRVDLERFTKAVKA, encoded by the coding sequence ATGAAAAAAGTTACCGTTTACTCTCGCACAGGTTGCCACTTATGTGAAATCGCCATTGATCGAATTAAATCCACAATGAGTGAGTTAAAGTTTGAATTAGATATTAAATTAATTGATGATGATCTTAAATTGCAAGAGGAGTATGGAGAACAGGTACCAGTAATATTCATTGAAGATAAAGTTCATGATTATTGGCGAGTAGATTTAGAGCGGTTTACAAAAGCAGTAAAGGCTTAA